From Anomalospiza imberbis isolate Cuckoo-Finch-1a 21T00152 chromosome 22, ASM3175350v1, whole genome shotgun sequence, a single genomic window includes:
- the LOC137486726 gene encoding transcription factor CP2-like protein 1: MLFWHGQPDHYWSSPGDMYPLPSSGVLRDPPVLPYLKQEEPSGISTSQPPLPAFQYILCAPTSPAVRHHEETLTYLNQGQSYEIRMMGTPRGDPAEGRRMVKSVVRVVFHDRRLQYSEQQQLEGWRWSRPGDRILDIDIPLSVGILEPQIHPTLLNTVEFLWDPSRRTSVFVQVHCISTEFTLRKNGGEKGVPFRIQIDTFGAGGKGDPPEHLHSASCLVKVFKPKGADRKQKTDREKVEKQPAAEREKFQPAYESTVLAECPPWPDALGASHSPPGTPGLPSPHPFKLLSPERVCVSPACAAEGPAESPGEALSPCASPLETQQWLLRRRFSSCARVFANFTGADLLKLSRRDLIQICGAPDGIRLCHALAGRCPRPRLTLYVAREPGGAESAEDAGSGLYQELHLEQLTVAELTGKLAELLGLPPGQILRLSRQGPAGIHVLVSDAMIRNLQDETSFVVAIGKAPGPDGFQLLLR, translated from the exons ATGCTCTTCTGGCACGGCCAACCCGACCACTACTggtccagccctggggacatgtACCCCCTGCCCAGTTCCGGGGTGCTCAG GGACCCCCCCGTCCTGCCCTACCTGAAGCAGGAGGAGCCCAGCGGCATCTCCACGTCGCAGCCACCGCTGCCGGCGTTCCAGTACATCCTGTGTGCCCCGACCTCCCCGGCCGTGCGGCACCACGAGGAGACCCTCACCTACCTCAACCAGG GGCAGTCGTACGAGATCCGCATGATGGGAACGCCCCGGGGGGACCCCGCCGAGGGCCGGAGGATGGTCAAG AGCGTGGTCCGGGTGGTTTTCCACGACCGGCGGCTCCAGTACtcggagcagcagcagctcgaGGGCTGGCGCTGGAGCCGCCCGGGCGACCGGATCCTCGACATCG ACATCCCGCTCTCCGTCGGGATCCTggagccccaaatccaccccacgCTGCTCAACACGGTGGAATTCCTCTGGGACCCCTCCAGACGCACATCCGTGTTCGTGCAG GTTCACTGCATCAGCACCGAGTTCACGCTGCGGAAGAACgggggggagaagggggtccCCTTCCGCATCCAGATCGACACCTTCGGGGCGGGGGGCAAGGGGGACCCCCCCGAGCACCTGCACTCCGCCAGCTGCCTGGTCAAGGTGTTCAAG CCCAAGGGGGCCGATAGGAAGCAGAAGACGGACCGGGAGAAGGTGGAGAAGCAGCCGGCGGCGGAGCGGGAGAAATTCCAGCCGGCCTACGAGAGCACCGTGCTGGCCGAG tgcCCCCCGTGGCCGGACGCGCTGGGTGCCTCCCACAGCCCCCCGGGCACCCCGGGGCTGCCGTCTCCGCACCCCTTCAAGCTGCTGAGCCCCGAGAG AGTGTGCGTGTCACCCGCCTGCGCTGCCGAGGGCCCCGCGGAGAGTCCTGGCGAG GCGCTGAGCCCCTGCGCATCCCCCCTGGAGACGCAGCAGTGGCTGCTCCGGCGCCGCTTCTCCTCCTGCGCCCGCGTCTTCGCCAACTTCACCG GCGCGGATCTGCTGAAGCTCTCCCGCAGGGACCTGATCCAGATCTGCGGAGCCCCCGACGGCATCCGCCTCTGCCACGCCCTGGCGGGCAG GTGTCCGCGGCCCCGGCTGACCCTGTACGTGGCGCGGGAGCCCGGCGGGGCTGAGAGTGCGGAGGATGCGGGATCAG GGCTGTACCAGGAGctgcacctggagcagctgacGGTGGCCGAGCTCACCGGGAAGTTGGcggagctgctggggctgcccccggggcaGATCCTGCGGCTCTCCCGGCAGGGACCCGCCGGCATCCACGTCCTCGTCAGCGACGCG ATGATCAGGAACCTCCAGGACGAGACGAGTTTCGTGGTGGCGATCGGCAAAG cccccggccccgacggcttccagctgctgctgcggTAG